In Mastigocladopsis repens PCC 10914, a single window of DNA contains:
- a CDS encoding response regulator yields MDDSQTLQPIEILLVEDSYSDAHLTIKGLTQAKITNNINWVEDGETAIEYLTRQGEYATATRPDLILLDLNLPGMDGREVLTEIKLDPDLRRIPVVVLTTSMDEQDILRSYDLNANCYVTKPIDIHQFIHIVQLINDFWLAAVKLPPK; encoded by the coding sequence ATGGATGACAGCCAGACCTTACAACCAATTGAAATTTTGTTAGTAGAAGACTCATACAGCGATGCTCACCTCACCATCAAAGGCTTGACTCAAGCCAAGATTACTAACAACATAAACTGGGTAGAGGATGGCGAAACGGCTATCGAGTATTTGACTCGTCAAGGTGAGTATGCCACGGCTACACGTCCAGACCTGATCTTACTTGATCTCAATCTACCTGGTATGGATGGTCGGGAAGTGCTGACAGAAATAAAATTAGACCCTGATCTCAGACGAATTCCAGTGGTTGTTCTCACCACGAGCATGGATGAACAGGATATATTGAGGTCTTATGACCTGAATGCCAATTGCTACGTTACTAAGCCAATTGATATTCATCAGTTTATTCACATCGTACAGTTGATTAATGATTTTTGGCTAGCAGCAGTTAAGTTACCACCAAAATAA
- a CDS encoding hybrid sensor histidine kinase/response regulator, with translation MNTASISILLVEDSPSDAKLLQQTLWHLGGERWQVLQFERLSDAVDACSKSTFDVVLLDLSLPDSEGLNTIAEFHAAVPNIPIVVLTGFDDEDIALQAVAKKAQDYLVKGQITPNLLMRTIRYAMERGQIVKQLRESERRLRGIFEQTFQSMVLLTPEGIVLEINQTALNLCDSQQQDCVGKPLWELKNWSHSSGNQEWFKTVIAKAADGEFVRQELQVCGANDVIVWIDFSLKPLKDETGKVVLLIVEGRDMSDRKRAEAEVVKAWEQERELNEMKSSFVSMVSHEFRNPMTVIRTAVELLELYNQQLTEQQKSKYFGKIQTAIRHMLQLLDEVLFLGRSDVGKLQCEPTLLNLENFCSELTQSLQLSANSKHEIIFSFQGEQTSVEVDENLLRFILTNLLSNAIKYSPQGGTIRFDVICEDDTATFQIQDFGIGIPLKDQQRLFETFHRATNVGSIPGTGLGLSIVKKCVDLHQGQIQLESQVGVGTTFTIKLPLNNHGILPSLELVGSYWDSQKLA, from the coding sequence ATGAACACGGCATCAATTAGTATTCTATTAGTAGAAGATTCTCCCAGCGATGCCAAGTTGCTGCAGCAAACACTTTGGCACTTGGGTGGGGAAAGATGGCAGGTGTTACAATTCGAGCGGCTGAGTGACGCTGTTGATGCATGTAGCAAAAGCACTTTTGACGTAGTTTTGTTAGACCTTTCTCTCCCAGATTCCGAGGGATTAAACACTATAGCAGAATTTCACGCCGCAGTACCAAATATCCCAATTGTGGTGTTAACGGGGTTTGACGATGAAGACATTGCCTTACAAGCAGTAGCAAAAAAGGCACAGGATTATCTGGTTAAGGGACAAATCACACCCAACTTACTTATGCGTACTATTCGCTACGCTATGGAACGGGGACAAATTGTTAAACAGCTGCGAGAAAGTGAACGTCGCTTGCGGGGGATTTTTGAACAAACATTCCAATCAATGGTATTGCTCACTCCAGAGGGAATTGTTCTAGAAATTAACCAAACTGCCCTTAACTTGTGCGATAGTCAACAACAAGATTGTGTTGGTAAACCGTTGTGGGAACTCAAAAACTGGAGTCACTCTTCGGGAAATCAGGAGTGGTTCAAAACTGTGATTGCCAAGGCGGCTGATGGTGAATTTGTCCGCCAGGAATTGCAGGTGTGTGGCGCAAATGATGTGATCGTGTGGATTGATTTTTCCCTCAAACCTTTAAAAGATGAAACAGGAAAAGTGGTGCTGCTAATCGTCGAAGGTCGGGATATGAGCGATCGCAAACGTGCTGAAGCAGAAGTTGTCAAGGCGTGGGAACAGGAACGGGAACTCAACGAGATGAAATCTAGCTTTGTTTCAATGGTTTCTCACGAGTTCCGCAATCCGATGACTGTGATTCGGACGGCAGTAGAACTACTCGAATTATACAACCAGCAGTTGACTGAGCAGCAAAAAAGTAAATACTTTGGCAAGATTCAAACTGCCATTCGTCATATGCTGCAATTATTAGATGAAGTCTTATTTTTGGGCAGAAGTGATGTAGGTAAACTACAATGTGAACCTACACTGCTAAATTTAGAAAATTTCTGTAGCGAACTCACACAAAGTTTGCAACTGAGTGCTAATAGTAAACACGAAATTATCTTTAGCTTTCAAGGTGAACAGACCTCAGTTGAAGTAGACGAAAACCTGTTACGTTTCATTTTGACTAACTTACTTTCTAATGCCATCAAGTATTCTCCTCAAGGCGGTACAATTCGATTTGACGTTATCTGTGAGGATGATACAGCAACTTTCCAAATCCAAGATTTTGGGATTGGTATCCCATTGAAAGACCAACAACGTTTGTTTGAAACCTTCCACCGCGCTACCAATGTGGGTAGTATTCCAGGAACAGGACTAGGGCTGTCGATAGTTAAAAAGTGTGTTGATTTACATCAAGGTCAGATTCAGTTAGAAAGCCAAGTGGGAGTCGGCACAACATTTACCATCAAACTCCCATTGAATAATCATGGCATATTACCGTCTTTGGAACTTGTTGGAAGTTATTGGGATTCGCAGAAACTAGCGTAA
- a CDS encoding RDD family protein has protein sequence MSIEQVPPKHYPKVEFGRRGLALGIDFLCVWIVSSLLGSSQLGVQIVQILVFAIGWGILRIIVPYNNQGQSLGRYAFDIKVLELERGKIPDMQSLLKREGIVGLSALLVSVALSNILRNPTAILLLIPLAIDCGAALSDTQQRQALHDRYAKTMVVSSHRGYSLDIKVKRLVEKGRRNMRQ, from the coding sequence ATGTCTATTGAACAAGTTCCCCCCAAACACTATCCCAAGGTAGAGTTTGGGCGAAGAGGTCTGGCATTAGGGATTGATTTCCTTTGTGTATGGATAGTGAGTTCGTTATTGGGAAGTTCTCAACTCGGTGTGCAAATTGTTCAAATACTAGTCTTTGCTATTGGTTGGGGCATTTTGCGGATCATTGTGCCTTACAACAATCAGGGGCAGAGTTTAGGGCGTTATGCTTTTGATATAAAGGTGCTGGAACTCGAACGCGGTAAAATTCCTGATATGCAATCTCTTTTGAAGCGAGAAGGGATAGTTGGGCTGAGTGCGCTTCTAGTTTCTGTTGCTCTAAGTAATATCCTACGCAATCCCACTGCTATACTGCTATTGATTCCCTTGGCAATTGACTGTGGTGCAGCTTTATCTGATACCCAGCAGCGGCAAGCTTTGCATGACCGTTACGCCAAGACTATGGTCGTTTCGTCCCATCGTGGCTATTCGCTGGACATAAAAGTTAAGCGATTAGTTGAAAAAGGGCGACGTAATATGAGACAATAG
- the rpmG gene encoding 50S ribosomal protein L33, translated as MAKSKGVRIVVTLECTECRTNANKRSPGVSRYTTTKNRRNTTNRLELKKFCPHCNKHTDHKEIK; from the coding sequence ATGGCTAAGAGTAAAGGTGTCCGCATAGTAGTGACACTAGAATGTACCGAGTGTCGCACTAACGCAAACAAGCGTTCTCCTGGTGTTTCACGGTATACCACGACTAAAAACCGTCGCAACACCACCAATAGACTAGAACTAAAAAAGTTCTGCCCTCACTGCAACAAACATACTGATCACAAGGAAATCAAGTAA
- the rpsR gene encoding 30S ribosomal protein S18, whose translation MSYYRRRLSPIKPGEPIDYKDVDLLRKFVTERGKILPRRITGLTAQQQRALTSAIKRARIVALLPFINAEG comes from the coding sequence ATGAGCTATTACCGTCGTCGTTTATCCCCGATTAAGCCGGGAGAACCAATTGATTACAAAGATGTGGATTTGTTGCGTAAGTTTGTTACCGAACGGGGTAAGATACTCCCTCGGAGGATTACTGGACTGACAGCTCAGCAACAGCGAGCGTTGACATCAGCGATTAAACGCGCTCGTATTGTGGCTTTGTTGCCGTTTATTAATGCGGAAGGCTAA